One Procambarus clarkii isolate CNS0578487 chromosome 15, FALCON_Pclarkii_2.0, whole genome shotgun sequence DNA segment encodes these proteins:
- the LOC123759159 gene encoding uncharacterized protein, which produces MIRVPLEALSSRLGNGTGLRNGSGLGNGSGLGNGTGLRNGSGLGNGSGLGNGTGLGNGTGLGNGTGLGNGTGLGNGTGLGNGLGLGNGTGLGNGTGLGNGTGLGNGLGLGNGTGLGNGLGLGNGSGLGNGTGLGNGSGLGNGSGLDNGPGLDNGPGAR; this is translated from the coding sequence ATGATTCGTGTCCCTCTGGAAGCATTGTCAAGTCGACTTGGTAATGGTACAGGACTTCGTAATGGTTCTGGACTTGGTAATGGTTCGGGACTTGGTAATGGTACAGGACTTCGTAATGGTTCTGGACTTGGTAATGGTTCGGGACTTGGTAATGGTACAGGACTTGGTAATGGTACAGGACTTGGTAATGGTACAGGCCTTGGTAATGGTACAGGCCTTGGTAATGGTACAGGACTTGGTAATGGTTTAGGACTTGGTAATGGTACAGGACTTGGTAATGGTACAGGCCTTGGTAATGGTACAGGACTTGGTAATGGTTTAGGACTTGGTAATGGTACAGGACTTGGTAATGGTTTAGGACTTGGTAATGGTTCAGGACTTGGTAATGGTACAGGACTTGGTAACGGTTCAGGACTTGGTAATGGTTCAGGGCTTGATAATGGACCAGGGCTTGATAATGGACCAGGGGCTAGATAA
- the LOC123759107 gene encoding uncharacterized protein (The sequence of the model RefSeq protein was modified relative to this genomic sequence to represent the inferred CDS: added 12 bases not found in genome assembly) has product MRSTQVLLCLAMAAASTWAAAVPPKVSLSIKDKLALDIPVKQVHENDKTTGKAEVAKVVFPSTTPTTSTTTSHQPPRNPARLSYIDATVFRHQFTTPATTSTTESPNDDYEAYFRLWDDLSSFAGEMGPLGGDLRGEAYIDGFRPPGF; this is encoded by the coding sequence CAGGTGTTATTGTGCCTGGCGATGGCAGCAGCGTCGACCTGGGCCGCGGCGGTGCCTCCTAAGGTCAGTCTCTCCATCAAGGACAAGCTGGCCCTTGACATCCCCGTCAAACAAGTCCACGAGAATGACAAGACGACGGGAAAGGCCGAAGTTGCTAAGGTCGTCTTCccatccaccacccccaccacgagcaccaccaccagccatcagCCGCCGAGGAACCCAGCGCGACTTAGTTACATCGACGCGACGGTCTTCAGGCACCAGTTCACCACCCCGGCGACGACTTCGACAACCGAATCTCCGAACGATGACTACGAAGCTTACTTCAGGCTCTGGGACGACCTCAGCTCCTTCGCCGGGGAGATGGGTCCTCTTGGGGGTGACCTGAGGGGAGAGGCTTACATCGATGGCTTCAGACCTCCAGGTTTTTAA
- the LOC138364901 gene encoding uncharacterized protein, whose product MNDIKHKTQKLKSPKIARNDHTKYVEMQLKKVNVENKLWAKEFLIREQKNTSRLDERENDPEQVEPLCPLEKKIKRPRNMIKRPMNQYMLFQREVREQVRAEYPDESVTQITCRLGYLWRNLPLSEKAKWQARAKYVKQEHMRLHPEYRYNPQLAAERRQEYITELTERRNLYRIKPQSDAEEV is encoded by the exons ATGAATGACATAAAACACAAAACACAGAAGCTCAAGTCTCCCAAAATTGCAAGAAATGATCACACCAAGTATGTTGAAATGCAACTAAAGAAAGTCAATGTTGAGAATAAACTTTGGGCAAAGGAGTTCTTGATCAGAGAGCAGAAAAATACCTCAAGATTGGATGAAAGAGAAAATGACCCAGAGCAGGTTGAACCTCTGTGCCCTTTAGAAAAGAAGATTAAGAGGCCCAGAAATATG ATAAAACGTCCAATGAATCAGTACATGCTCTTTCAAAGGGAAGTAAGGGAACAGGTTCGTGCCGAATACCCTGACGAAAGTGTCACTCAAATAACTTGTAGACTAGGTTACTTATGGAGAAATTTACCATTGTCAGAG AAAGCCAAGTGGCAGGCCAGAGCGAAGTATGTGAAGCAGGAACATATGCGTTTACACCCAGAGTATCGGTATAATCCTCAACTAGCTGCTGAGCGGAGACAAGAATATATCACAGAATTAACTGAGCGTCGTAATCTCTATCGAATTAAGCCACAGTCTGATGCAGAagaagtgtaa
- the LOC138364907 gene encoding uncharacterized protein, which produces MDQDLIMDQDLIMDQRPDNGPGLDNGPGLDNGPGFDNGPGLDNGPGLDNGSELDNGSGFDNRPGFDNGPGLDNGPGLDNGSGLDNGPGFDNGPGLDNGAGLDNGPGLDNGPGLDNGAGLDNGPGFDNGPGFDNGPGLDNGPGLDNGPGLDNGPGLNNGPGLDNGPGLDNGPGLDDGPGLNNGPGLDNGPGLNNGPGLDNGPGLDNGPGLDNGPGLDNGPGLDNGPGFDNGPGLDNGPGLNNGPGLDNGPGLDNGPGLNNEPGLDNGPGLDNGPGLDNGPGLDNGPGAR; this is translated from the coding sequence AtggaccaggacttgataatggaccaggacttgataatggaccaGAGGCCAGATAAtggaccaggacttgataatggaccaggacttgataatggaccaGGGTTTGATAATGGACCAGGGCTTGATAATGGACCAGGTCTTGATAATGGATCAGAACTTGATAATGGATCAGGGTTTGATAATAGACCAGGGTTTGATAATGGACCAGGGCTTGATAATGGACCAGGTCTTGATAATGgatcaggacttgataatggaccagggtttgataatggaccaggacttgataatggagcAGGGCTAGATAAtggaccaggacttgataatggaccaggacttgataatggagcAGGGCTAGATAATGGACCAGGGTTTGATAATGGACCAGGGTTTGATAATGGACCAGGGCTAGATAATGGACCAGGGCTTGATAATGGACCAGGGCTAGATAATGGACCAGGGCTAAATAATGGACCAGGGCTTGATAATGGACCAGGGCTTGATAATGGACCAGGGCTTGATGATGGACCAGGGCTAAATAATGGACCAGGGCTTGATAATGGACCAGGGCTAAATAATGGACCAGGGCTTGATAATGGACCAGGGCTTGATAATGGACCAGGGCTTGATAATGGACCAGGGCTAGATAAtggaccaggacttgataatggaccaGGGTTTGATAATGGACCAGGGCTAGATAATGGACCAGGGCTAAATAATGGACCAGGGCTTGATAATGGACCAGGGCTTGATAATGGACCAGGGCTAAATAATGAACCAGGGCTTGATAATGGACCAGGGCTTGATAAtggaccaggacttgataatggaccaggacttgataatggaccaGGGGCTAGATAA